Proteins encoded within one genomic window of Diceros bicornis minor isolate mBicDic1 chromosome X, mDicBic1.mat.cur, whole genome shotgun sequence:
- the LOC131400178 gene encoding LOW QUALITY PROTEIN: paraneoplastic antigen-like protein 5 (The sequence of the model RefSeq protein was modified relative to this genomic sequence to represent the inferred CDS: inserted 1 base in 1 codon; substituted 1 base at 1 genomic stop codon) produces the protein MAVTLLEDWCKGMDLDPRKALLIVGIPVECTEAEIKETVKAGLQPLCAYRVLGRMFRREDNAKAVLIELADTVNYAMIPSQILGKGGAWEVVVKSRNPDDEFISRLNYFLKDEGRRMVDVARTLGYSTPTENMEPEGLAQVKPPHLQPLKQSMWYRKLKVFSGSTFPGPGEENFEDWLEQVTEMMQILQVSEVEKRXRLLESLRGSALSIMRVLQANNDSMTVEQCLDALKEIFGTKEDWRTSQFKFLQTFQKSGEKISVFLLRLEPLLQRAVQHSSMSMHSTDMIRLKHILARASMATTLRGKLELLDQRGCPPTFLELVKLIRDEEEWETTMAVTKEKERQVGRGHRASGRQVVVEATVPMPQAIVQAGPFSESSAQTFPEGAVPSLKRRRLPCCYGSGQEGHSQAACPRAQNQPLAKQSPQLAAEESGNETGAGAMSHTEPXET, from the exons ATGGCCGTGACACTGTTAGAGGATTGGTGCAAGGGGATGGACCTGGACCCCAGGAAGGCCCTGCTGATCGTGGGGATCCCTGTGGAGTGTACTGAGGCTGAAATTAAAGAGACCGTGAAGGCAGGCTTACAGCCCCTGTGCGCTTACAGGGTGCTGGGCAGAATGTTCAGAAGAGAAGACAATGCTAAGGCAGTCTTGATCGAATTGGCTGACACCGTTAATTATGCTATGATACCTAGTCAGATACTAGGAAAGGGAGGTGCCTGGGAAGTGGTGGTAAAATCCCGTAACCCAGATGACGAATTTATCAGTAGACTGAACTACTTCCTGAAAGATGAGGGCCGGAGAATGGTAGATGTGGCCAGAACCCTGGGGTATAGCACTCCCACTGAGAACATGGAGCCAGAGGGCTTGGCCCAAGTCAAACCACCACACTTGCAGCCTCTGAAACAAAGCATGTGGTACCGAAAACTGAAAGTGTTTTCGGGAAGCACTTTCCCAGGCCCAGGTGAAGAGAACTTTGAAGACTGGCTGGAACAGGTCACTGAGATGATGCAGATATTGCAAGTGTCTGAGGTGGAGAAGA CGCGTTTGCTGGAGAGCTTACGTGGCTCTGCCCTGTCAATCATGCGAGTGCTCCAGGCCAACAATGACTCTATGACTGTGGAGCAGTGCCTGGACGCCCTGAAGGAGATCTTTGGGACTAAAGAGGACTGGAGAACCTCACAGTTTAAGTTCCTCCAGACCTTTCAGAAGTCTGGCGAGAAAATTTCTGTGTTCTTGCTACGGTTGGAGCCCCTGCTGCAGAGAGCTGTGCAGCACAGCTCCATGTCGATGCACAGCACAGACATGATCCGCCTGAAACACATCCTAGCTCGGGCCTCCATGGCCACCACCCTCCGGGGCAAGCTCGAGCTCCTGGATCAGCGAGGATGTCCTCCCACTTTTCTGGAGTTAGTGAAGCTCATCCGAGATGAAGAGGAGTGGGAGACTACCATGGCAGTGACgaaggagaaggagaggcaaGTAGGAaggggccacagggcctctggcagACAAGTAGTAGTAGAAGCCACTGTCCCCATGCCTCAGGCCATTGTGCAGGCAGGGCCGTTTAGTGAGAGCAGCGCCCAGACCTTTCCGGAAGGGGCGGTCCCATCATTGAAGCGCAGGCGACTGCCGTGCTGCTACGGTAGTGGACAGGAAGGCCACAGCCAGGCAGCGTGTCCTAGGGCCCAGAACCAGCCTCTAGCAAAGCAGAGTCCTCAGCTTGCAGCAGAAGAGTCGGGAAACGagacaggggctggggccatgAGCCACACAGAGCCCTAGGAAACATAG